The following is a genomic window from Scleropages formosus chromosome 11, fSclFor1.1, whole genome shotgun sequence.
acatagacagacACACTATGAgtcatttacagtcaccagttcacctgaaacacatgtctttggacccggaggaaaccctcaTGAACAGAGGGAGAAGATACACAtcccacacagaccgagctggaatcaaacccatatcaAATCACACAGCCCAGTGACACCAGTGCtccccaccatgccacccagacCAGAgacctgcagcaaaacaaaataaagcaaatgagaGTCAAGAAATTGACAATGAACAAACTATTGTAGAAAACAAAACCTGAATAGAAAcctatgaaattaaaaataagagacAAGGCAAAATGTAGTTGTGTTGAACCTGCCGCTGCGAGAAAAGGAATCCataattttttctcattttttaatgCAAGTTTTCcatcacactgtctgaaaatgaCCACCTTCAGGCATGTTGATGAAGCAAGAGAACGGATGACATAGTTAACAATTTGAGCATTTTGATCCTACAATCAGTGTAAGTGACATGAAAGTGTCCATCTTTACGAAGTGTCATGGGAAATAAGACATCAGCTTCAGATTGTTGTGTGGCGGAAGGAGTGAAGCTGCACAGAAAAGGCTGTTAACAGAGGACACACTGATGCTTAGGGAAGCTATGAAAATATAGCTGTTCCAATGAAGACAGAAACTGAATGGctctttaaaagtaaatgtcacgCCACCACCAGGGGGCGGAGTAGCTAATGCTCAGTTAAGCACTGTTTAAAGATCAGGCACCAGGGCAACCTTTAtcaaacactttatttacaactattggacacacacacacacaaacacacacagaaaacacagtggAAACTGCATCACACACCTCCCACTGCAAATATCATAGACAGTAACCCAAGCAAGAGCACTAGAAAAGGTGGAGAACTTGGCAGTATCGTAGATATGAAAGGTGGAGCGGACACTGACATTAGAGTACGGATCGGCAAGGCAAGGGTAGCTTTCCTCCAACTGAAGATCATCTGGAGATCAACTGACCTGAACATCAACACTAAGATCAGGGTCTTCAGCATGATCGTGAAGCCTGTCCTACTTTATGGAGCGGAGACCTGGAGAACCACAGCCGCAACCATGAGGGGAATCGAGACATTCATCAACACCTACCTCAGAAGGATTTTCCAGATTTGCTGGTCCGAAACCATGAGCAACAAATAACTTTGGCAGCGAACAAAATATCAACCAGTGGAGGACGAAATAGTCCAAAGACGCTGGAGATGGATTGACCACACCCTTTGAAAACCTGCTTTCAGCATCACATGACAAGCTCTCACCTGAAACCCACAAGGAAAGAGAAATCGAGGCTGACCAGAAAACTGCTTGCTCCGCGACGCAGAGGCaaacatgaaggagatgggatACACCTGGCTACAACTGAAGAGACTGGCTCAGGAACGGGATGCCTGAAGAGCTCTCATCGGCGGGCTATGCCCCAGTTGGGGCCAAAGGAGAAGATGACGACGATGATGCCggtgatgacgatgatgacaaTGAACTCAAACCAGTGACAGAGCCCCACAGAGTAACTGTAAATAGTCCCACAATCCTCTCCAATGCACACAGTTCTCCTGGTGTCGGACGTGGCGCCGAACCGCTTCATTCTCTCCGGTGCCGGTAAAAGATCCACACTGTccgcttctcctccttctccgccGCTCAGTAAGTCCCTTCAAAGTGCCCCATTAAAGTGCAGCTCATGTTGATCAGAGAGGACACTCAATTGGTCATGCAGCTTCACACGGTCTTGCTCTGGAATGATCCGTGTTCCTGTTACTGAGGACCGAACCGACACATCAGTGCTGCGCTCAAACCCCGTCGCTCCCGATCACACAGCCAGCAGAAAGAGGGGGGATACTTCCCTTTTACAAAGGTGTGTTGGGGTCTCGTCCTCACGTACCACACTGTACTTGTACCTGTACTTGTACTTGTACCGATCCTCCACTCACAGCTGCCATCTACAAAAGTGCTGCAGTTCCATGTCTCTCCTGTCCACCCGTTCCGTGTCCTTAAATAGCAGTTAACATGTCCTGTCCACCTGCACACCTTTATTCCTCATACTTTACTCAgtcaacacactcacacatcccAGAATGACAGAAACATACTTCGAGTTTCTTAACACAATAAGACATTAAAGAAAAGTCCTCATTCTGGCAAAAGCacaaacagtgacaatgactgcTGGAAAAGGGAACTCAATAAACTTTCTTTCcaacttgtaaataaaaagagtgTAAATCCATGTGAAGGCAAAGAGGTGAGACGTAGACCCTGGGGCACCTTCTTGgacaggaaacacagagaatgtgagacacaggacttggtcaagactgaagttctttctcttccagctccaggaGACATGAGCTCTGGGTTCTGCTGCCGCTCCTCACTGTAAATCTGTGTCCTCATCATTGACAAATGGCTCCATTCTACAATAAACTATAATTCCAACAAACTGCTCATCGGATAATAAAGTCAATGATTAACTTTCCTTTGgtgtctctttgtctcacaATCGTAACacagtttttccccaaagtcCCGCAGTATTATCTTTcagtacattaatatttattataggaACTGCAGTCACACTGATAGAAGCTCGTTGCTTTTCAGCCTTCTCTCatatttcactatttcactTATATTTGGCAACATTTCAATATATTACATAACAGCTCGCTCTTCTGCttatcaatattttaaaaatgaaagtaaaacttGTCAAAATAACGGAACACCGCGAGTGACACGAACGGGTATGTTTCTCTGTGTAAAATAAACCgcagtttaatttcattaattacattaatacataatatttatatttgcttaaTATTACCATGAATGACTGTACACAGCTTAACAGATTTTATACttagaatcttttttttttttctgggaactgAAATGTGTACCACAGAAGTGGAGAAAAACACGGTAAGGAGCGAAGCCCTCAATGCGGATCGTGGACGTGAAACAACTGTAGTGTCcataaaacaatgtttattaacactttatataatatacatgatattagaatttattataattttattacaaTACGTAATAGGTGACAAAAGAAACTGTGAGAATAAAGTCAAGTTTTGCTCTTCTGTCAGGAGATAATATCCCTAATAAGagtaactccacacagacacgaaCCATGGTATCAAACACACATGTTGTGTCCACAACCTGCTAAATGGAAATTATAACTATTTACAGTGTAGTTCCTCACCGCTCTCACTAGAGGCGCCCTTTAGTAACGAGATTGGCCactgtactttaaaatatgTTCAGTTTTCAGCCTCACAATTGTTTATGTAACTGTATTTATGTTCTTTCAGAACTCTGCTGAATAGTACTACACTGTACATGTTAACATGTTTAAGTAATTACCCCAATTATATGACaagacatttttacatgtaaCAGTTTGACACAATATTGTTGACATCCACTGcttttttattctattataatactgtaacaTACACTAAAGTGTCTGTTGAGACTTTTCCATGTTTTAGGATCTACTTTTTCAGTTGGATTTTATTCTGATGTTTCCTATGATTCTGTGTTTTAGTGACTGTACGGAATAAACTAACTGATGACTTGGAGCAACATGTGAGTTTATTATAATATTCCCTTTATGTCAAGGCCAAGTCTTATTTCCTCATTTCAGCAATCAGAAGCTGTAAAGTTAATTTAATCCCAGTTTTTAGGgattttttcttctccatttcaTGCTTTTCgaacatttgcatttccaaTTTTCTGTGCcattttatgtactgtacaacTGGTGTGTTTTCAGTTGATTGGTTTTTCATCtctgtgttttaataatttagttCAGTTTATTACACCATCATTCTAGAGATTCGGCTCAGTAAAAACTATGGTGCAAAGCAGTCGTGCATAAAATTCACTATATGCAGACACAACTACACACAAAGTTCATAAGCAGCAGCAagaggaacaaacaaacaaaggagaaaaagggaggagaaggataaaaagaaagaggagacagaggaggagaagggagaaGAAGGAAATGAATGGACAGGGGTGGACTGAAATGAGGAAGAAATGGTTTATGACAGAAAACTGGGAGTCTGTCAAACCCCAGTGATtgtttttttgtggaattttcTGGAGTTTTATTTAACCGAGAACTTTAATGCaactttcctttatttattgatttgaaCAGCAAGTTActttttcctggagtaatttttCATTCCACTCAGACATCAGATGTCAGTGATGTGAACAGGATGCTGCTGTATTTGTATCATATTAAGAGCTGAATGAGAAAATATCAGAGtaattttcttctgttattttgcagtttattaCCCTGAAAGTACTTCAGAacctgaagattttttttgtttgttcttgtcgagtgtttttaatgtgcaatacatttacatttacatttatttatttagcagacgcttttctccaaagcaacttccaatgaactctatagtgTCATCaacccatacaccttattcaccacggagacttacacttctagatacactacttacactgggtcacttatccatacatcagcatggatgtgtgacccattAGCAATAGCCTTTAAGTTATTTTATGCAAGTATTTTCTTTAGACAGCagttaaaatagatttttttagccttttatatttgtatttttcaaattctgctttgacacctgaaaataaaatctctgtGTCACTGATTCATGTCTCTGGTGTTTTAGCGTCACTTTGACATACATGTGAGACACTGCGTGGCCTGGAAAACAGCCTATCTGAAGGATAATGAAAGAATCAGGTAAGAACACCTGGCAACATTTTGTAGAGCAGGCTGGTACAACACTGAGCTTCATTATAAAGCACCTTCAGAAAGTACAATAGTTACTAGGGTAAATCAGTCAGGTAAGAATTAgcaattgtttttattactgcACTGAGTCCGTCAGACAACCACCCAGCTACAATAGATATTTTTTAGTACACTTGATCCATTTTCAGATACTCTATGAGGAGAAATAAACAGGGGCAGCTTGTcatgtagtggtaagagctgctgcctttggagcagCAGGTTCTAAGTTTAAACaccacttctggctgtaataccttcATGCAacctacttaccctaaattactctagtggaaatatccaactgtataaagaGCAAACAAATTAGAGGTAGGATAACAtcctttcgagaaaagcatcacctaaataaaacaatgttgaaTGTATAATACATTGATGACATCCATGTGTTCTCATGACTGGTGGTTTCTATATATCTGTTTCTTccagtgatgaacatcagttggTCCGAGTGTCTCTGTTTCATCCTCCTGCTTCTACAACTGACCACTGTCTCCACACTGAGTACATATTTCCCTGGGATAAGAATTTCAATCCTACTGTGTGTCATACTGAAtaaattctcagtgtgtgtttttcttcacagagaggtttgaggttcttggtccaCCTGATCCTGTAGATGCTGTAGTtggtgaagatgttgttctgccctgttacctcaaacccaacatcagtgctgttGACCTGCATATCGAGTGGCTCAGAGTTCATACCGAAGACCCACTTGTACATCTTTACCAGgatcatgaggacagaaatgagaatcaGATCCCATCTTACAGGGGAAGAACATTACTGTTCCCTGAACAACTAAAGAATGGAAATGTTTCACTGAAACTGAGAAATGTGCAAGTCTCTGACAATGGAGAGTATAAATGTCTTGTGGAGTCTCAGGAGTGGTATGAAGATTATTCCATTCATGTTTATATTAAAGGTAAGAACTTTGTAATGGTTATTAGTTgaagttttatttataaatattcagACCCAGTTTgatgtgatggtgcagcaggtttggttggggcctgctctctggtcagtctggggtttgagtcctgcttgaggtgcctcgCATCCCGTCCtcagtgtgttccctcctccttcagctctgtaccctgtattgctgggttaggctctttTTCAACATGACCCCCcacccttgggacaagtggtttgagactctgtgtgtgtgtgtgtgtgtgtgtgtattcaggcTCATCCATTAATACGGTTCTTAATTGTAATATTGTCTGAGCCTTTGAAATTCATATTTTCCGAACATTTCCCATTTTGTTTTCAAGTTATTGACTATTCCAATCATTCTCCTTCATTTGTAGCTGTAGGAACCCATCCAGTGATCTCCATTGAGGGATATAAAGAAGGAGGgatcagtctggtgtgtgaatctaaaggctggtACCCTCAGCCTGAAGTGCtctggatggacagtgaaggacacagtctccctgctggacacacagagacacacagagacagtatGGACCTCTTCATCGTGAGACGACGTGTTATTGTACAGGAGACAGAGACCAACAGGTTCACTTGTCGAGTTCGACAGCagcagataaatgaaatgaaagagacaaaaactaacatccctggtgagttacacatatttaGTATAAACAGCTCAACGGAGACACTCAGTGTAACACGTTTAAATAACTGTGAATAATTAACACGTTTCAGTATCACAACTTTTTTGTATCGTCCTGATTTGCGTCTTCATCCATCTGTATGAAAGTGTTTCCACACCATTTGTAGTTTTCTGAAGACTAAAACTGAGGTACTTATGTACTGGTTTCTTCtggttaaataaaacattaagacTGCAGGTTCTGCACTGATTAAATTGTCTATATTAGTCTTTAATTACCAGAAGGTGCAAATCTGTAATCATTATGTGAAATGAATCATTTGTTGTATTCCAGGTGAGATGTTCCATCGTGCCCATCCCTGGAAGGTGACCTTTGCTGTGATCTTCagtctggctgctgtttgtATTATTGGATGCTCTGTTTTGATTCACCATTTTGTGAAACTGCGGAAAAAGAGAGGTATTTTTAAGTTACTGTTCACAATTATGGTTTTCAGAGTTAAAAAGTTATAGCTGAGAAAATGTATTGTGTGAAAGTAATTTCTCTTCATAGCTCACAGAAATCATTATAGTGTATAAGTTATATTCTCTGTGGGGACACTGAAGTTCTGCAGGCACCTTCACTGCCTTACTCACTGTCACTAATCACAATCACTTGTTAAAAGTTACTTATTATTAGCAACTATGGACATTTTAGAACATGTctaaagaatatttaaaaattactccTATCATTAAGCTCACACCTAATAAATGATGTGTTCACAGTTCTGTTGCATCTGGTTGTAACTGGTTGtt
Proteins encoded in this region:
- the LOC108933512 gene encoding butyrophilin subfamily 1 member A1-like; the protein is MKESVMNISWSECLCFILLLLQLTTVSTLKRFEVLGPPDPVDAVVGEDVVLPCYLKPNISAVDLHIEWLRVHTEDPLVHLYQDHEDRNENQIPSYRGRTLLFPEQLKNGNVSLKLRNVQVSDNGEYKCLVESQEWYEDYSIHVYIKAVGTHPVISIEGYKEGGISLVCESKGWYPQPEVLWMDSEGHSLPAGHTETHRDSMDLFIVRRRVIVQETETNRFTCRVRQQQINEMKETKTNIPGEMFHRAHPWKVTFAVIFSLAAVCIIGCSVLIHHFVKLRKKRGQLKEEHGELQEQHVLKTWLKPKIDKSTSLSYAVDVTLDPDTAHPQLVLSENRKQVRRGDTKQDLPDKPERFKNRISVLGKEGFSSGRRYWEVQVGDKMDWDLGVARESINRKGKIQLSPNNGYWTIWLRNRKEYKALSDHPVLLHMSVKPQKVGVYVDYEEGQVSFYSVEDKSLIYIFTGYKFTEKLYPYFWPGAPNSAPLIISPVIDTD